One Thermococcus eurythermalis DNA segment encodes these proteins:
- a CDS encoding phosphoenolpyruvate carboxykinase (GTP) encodes MEALEKLKELLPKEQFEKIKAIDNPELHAFLAEWIEWLEPDKVFVCTDSPEDEAYVKWKALYYGEEKMLETPNHTVHYDSYYDQARDKANTKLLVPGGKKIPFLNTKDRDEGLKEIKELMKGIMRGKELFICFFVLGPKNSVFTIPAVQLTDSAYVAHSEFILYRKGYEEFKRLGRDAKFFRFVHSAGELDERKTSKNLEERRIYIDLVDDTVYSVNTQYGGNTIGLKKLAFRLTIQKAVREGWLSEHMFLMRVNGPNGRKTYFTGAYPSMCGKTSTAMIPWENIVGDDLTFIMPLNGVARGANVEKGVFGIIQGVNPEDDPIIWQVLHSPVEIIFSNVLVKDGKPYWNEMGVPIPDEGENHSGKWWRGKRDKEGNEIPPSHKNARFTVSLEHFPNVDLEALDAPCGVEVGGMIFGGRDKDTWPPVREAFDWKHGVITMGAALESETTAATLGKEGVRAFNPMAILDFMSVPLGDYLRNYLDFEKRLRKTPKIFAVNYFLRDENGNWLNHKLDKAVWLKWMELRVHGDVDAIETPIGYIPKYEDLKRLFKQVLNKDYSREDYEKQFTIRVPELLAKIERIEKIYREQVKEVPEELFQVLEEERKRLLEAREKYGDYISPFVLEK; translated from the coding sequence ATGGAGGCTCTTGAAAAGCTTAAGGAACTCCTCCCTAAAGAACAGTTTGAGAAAATCAAGGCAATAGACAACCCGGAGCTCCACGCTTTTTTGGCGGAATGGATTGAGTGGCTCGAACCGGATAAAGTCTTCGTCTGCACGGACAGTCCGGAAGACGAGGCCTATGTCAAATGGAAGGCCCTCTACTACGGAGAGGAGAAGATGCTCGAAACGCCGAACCACACCGTCCACTACGACAGCTACTACGACCAGGCGAGGGACAAGGCAAACACCAAGCTCCTCGTGCCCGGCGGAAAGAAAATCCCCTTCCTCAACACCAAGGACCGCGACGAAGGCCTGAAGGAGATTAAAGAGCTCATGAAGGGAATCATGCGCGGAAAGGAGCTCTTTATATGCTTCTTCGTCCTCGGACCCAAGAACTCGGTCTTCACGATTCCCGCCGTCCAGCTCACCGATTCGGCCTACGTGGCCCACTCGGAGTTCATCCTTTACAGGAAGGGCTACGAGGAGTTCAAGCGCCTTGGAAGAGATGCAAAGTTCTTCCGCTTCGTCCACAGCGCAGGGGAGCTCGACGAGAGGAAGACCAGCAAGAACCTCGAGGAGAGGAGGATTTACATAGACCTCGTTGACGACACCGTTTACTCCGTCAACACCCAGTACGGCGGCAACACCATCGGTCTGAAGAAGCTCGCCTTCAGGCTCACAATCCAGAAGGCAGTCAGAGAGGGCTGGCTCAGCGAGCACATGTTCCTGATGCGCGTCAACGGTCCAAACGGCAGGAAGACCTACTTCACCGGTGCCTACCCGAGCATGTGTGGCAAGACCTCTACCGCCATGATTCCATGGGAGAACATCGTCGGCGATGACCTGACCTTCATAATGCCCCTCAACGGCGTTGCTAGAGGGGCGAACGTCGAGAAGGGGGTCTTCGGCATAATTCAGGGCGTCAACCCAGAGGACGACCCGATAATCTGGCAGGTTCTTCACTCGCCGGTCGAGATAATCTTCTCAAACGTCCTCGTCAAGGACGGAAAGCCCTACTGGAACGAGATGGGCGTCCCGATACCCGATGAGGGTGAGAACCACAGCGGAAAGTGGTGGAGGGGCAAGAGAGACAAAGAAGGAAACGAGATACCGCCGAGCCACAAGAACGCCCGCTTTACCGTCAGCCTAGAGCACTTCCCGAACGTGGATTTAGAAGCCCTTGACGCCCCGTGCGGCGTTGAGGTCGGCGGGATGATTTTCGGTGGTCGTGATAAAGACACCTGGCCGCCGGTCAGGGAAGCTTTCGACTGGAAGCATGGAGTAATAACGATGGGCGCCGCCCTTGAGAGCGAGACGACCGCTGCCACCCTCGGCAAGGAGGGAGTGAGGGCCTTCAACCCGATGGCCATACTAGACTTCATGAGCGTCCCGCTCGGTGACTACCTCAGGAACTACCTCGACTTCGAGAAGAGGCTTAGAAAGACCCCGAAGATATTCGCCGTGAACTACTTCCTCCGCGATGAGAACGGCAACTGGCTGAACCACAAGCTCGACAAGGCCGTCTGGCTCAAGTGGATGGAGCTCAGAGTCCACGGCGACGTTGATGCGATAGAGACGCCGATAGGCTACATCCCGAAGTACGAAGACCTGAAGAGGCTCTTCAAGCAGGTTCTTAACAAGGACTACAGCAGGGAGGACTACGAGAAGCAGTTCACCATACGTGTGCCCGAACTGCTCGCGAAGATTGAGCGCATCGAGAAGATCTACCGCGAGCAGGTCAAGGAAGTCCCGGAGGAGCTCTTCCAGGTTCTTGAGGAGGAAAGGAAGCGCCTTCTTGAGGCCAGGGAGAAGTACGGCGATTACATAAGCCCGTTTGTCCTGGAGAAGTGA